One Methylobacterium sp. 77 DNA window includes the following coding sequences:
- a CDS encoding aldolase/citrate lyase family protein gives MRAILIVPGEARAVAAAMASGAQALIVDVTDLAPPGLPAKGQEGAPLLYLRSRDVERDLPAMMEAAPHGIVLTRCEGARDVMRLGARLAVEEAMRGIPDGATRILALIETAKGALALPTLVGSSDRLAGIAWDAEAARAEIAAPAIYGPDGGLIPPLAQIRSLVRLTAAAAGIDAIDTACPLGGPSGSHLAREIEAARRDGFAGKLVRDADQVRSVMTGDDRSPASLTDA, from the coding sequence ATGCGCGCGATCCTGATCGTTCCCGGAGAGGCGCGGGCCGTCGCGGCGGCCATGGCGAGCGGCGCGCAGGCGCTGATCGTGGATGTGACGGATCTCGCCCCCCCTGGTCTCCCCGCCAAGGGGCAGGAGGGTGCCCCCCTGCTCTACCTGCGCTCGCGCGATGTCGAGCGCGACCTTCCGGCGATGATGGAGGCGGCCCCGCACGGCATCGTCCTAACCCGTTGCGAGGGGGCCCGCGACGTCATGCGGCTCGGCGCACGGCTCGCCGTCGAGGAGGCGATGCGGGGAATTCCCGATGGTGCGACCCGGATTCTCGCCCTCATCGAGACGGCGAAGGGTGCGCTCGCTTTGCCGACCCTCGTCGGATCGAGCGACCGTCTCGCCGGCATCGCCTGGGACGCCGAGGCGGCGAGGGCCGAGATCGCAGCGCCCGCCATTTATGGTCCTGACGGAGGACTGATCCCTCCCCTCGCCCAGATCCGCTCCCTGGTCCGGCTCACGGCGGCGGCGGCGGGAATCGACGCCATCGACACGGCATGCCCGCTCGGGGGCCCATCCGGGAGCCACCTCGCACGCGAGATCGAGGCGGCGCGGAGGGACGGGTTCGCGGGAAAGCTCGTCCGCGACGCGGATCAGGTACGATCGGTCATGACAGGCGACGACCGCTCCCCGGCCTCGCTCACGGACGCCTGA